One part of the Arabidopsis thaliana chromosome 1 sequence genome encodes these proteins:
- a CDS encoding RNA-binding (RRM/RBD/RNP motifs) family protein (RNA-binding (RRM/RBD/RNP motifs) family protein; FUNCTIONS IN: RNA binding, nucleotide binding, nucleic acid binding; CONTAINS InterPro DOMAIN/s: RNA recognition motif, RNP-1 (InterPro:IPR000504), Nucleotide-binding, alpha-beta plait (InterPro:IPR012677); BEST Arabidopsis thaliana protein match is: RNA-binding (RRM/RBD/RNP motifs) family protein (TAIR:AT5G41690.1); Has 8161 Blast hits to 6227 proteins in 342 species: Archae - 0; Bacteria - 46; Metazoa - 4202; Fungi - 1513; Plants - 1680; Viruses - 0; Other Eukaryotes - 720 (source: NCBI BLink).) has protein sequence MESSSKESAAKVVRLGKRKPEADLETKPFLRKHKETSEEKETTEGFACSLEQQDNLISAKAVSVTLFVSELSRQTKISDIIDFFSDVGEVVNVRICLSHTGSCCVLALLSFLLLVRQTRHWKRRMVNICTIKRFLLKLLRQVHTVQSKDETPPDFVDEVVIVSNLSPLTKIAHIKGFFNGVAQVVSVRLVVNHEGKHVGYGFVEFASAYGANKALEEKNGEYLHNHKILLMKGHESPGFAEEAAITKTLFVANLRDSIQISDIINFFKDVGEVVHVRLIVNSQGKHAGWGFVEFASANEAEKALVKNGEYLHNYKISLDGAKTAPHRPPKFCLDHKVWYEDYLRRESLLIKEVEGVEGLDETPDFLEEVAARKNTVFVANLPYNCRLIVPTIINFFSDVGEIVHIRIIVDHMGEPVGCGFVEFNSSNEAEKALQKKTGKISVDVAEIASYPVGPKYNVAKKLWYEDNLRRGMLLRTKPDLKKPSLMSLCCGQRVTLL, from the exons atggAGAGTTCTAGCAAGGAATCGGCCGCCAAAGTTGTTCGATTGGGTAAGCGAAAGCCGGAAGCTGATTTGGAGACCAAACCTTTTCTCAGGAAACATAAGGAAACGTCTGAGGAGAAGGAGACAACGGAAGGATTTGCTTGTAGTCTTGAGCAACAAGATAATCTAATCTCAGCGAAGGCTGTTTCCGTAACGCTCTTTGTATCCGAGCTCTCTAggcaaacaaaaatttcagatATCATCGATTTCTTCAGTGATGTTGGAGAAGTTGTTAATGTTCGAATTTGCTTAAGCCACACGGGAAGCTGTTGCGTTCTGGCTTTGTTGAGTTTTCTTCTGCTAGTGAGGCAAACAAGGCACTGGAAAAGAAGAATGGTGAATATTTGCACGATCAAGAGATTTCTCTTAAAGTTGCTCAGACAAGTCCATACCGTCCAATCAA aagatgagacaCCTCCTGATTTTGTTGACGAAGTAGTCATTGTTTCCAATCTCTCTCCCCTAACTAAAATAGCACATATCAAAGGTTTCTTCAATGGTGTTGCACAAGTTGTTAGCGTTCGACTTGTTGTAAACCACGAGGGTAAGCATGTGGGCTATGGATTTGTTGAGTTTGCTTCTGCTTACGGAGCAAACAAGGCTCTGGAAGAGAAAAATGGTGAATATCTGCACAATCATAAGATTCTGTTGATGAAAGGACATGAATCTCCTGGTTTTGCTGAGGAAGCTGCCATAACAAAAACGCTCTTTGTTGCCAATCTCCGTGACTCCATTCAGATATCAGATATCATCAATTTCTTCAAAGATGTTGGAGAAGTTGTTCATGTTCGACTTATTGTAAACAGCCAGGGAAAGCATGCGGGCTGGGgttttgttgagtttgctTCTGCTAACGAAGCAGAGAAGGCGCTGGTAAAGAACGGTGAATATTTGCACAATTACAAGATTTCTCTTGACGGAGCTAAGACAGCTCCACACCGTCCACCCAAGTTTTGCCTAGATCACAAGGTTTGGTACGAAGACTACCTTCGAAGAGAGAGCCTTCTCATTAAAGAAGTTGAGGGAGTGGAAGGACTTGATGAAACTCCTGATTTTCTTGAGGAAGTTGCTGCAAGAAAAAATACAGTTTTTGTCGCCAATCTCCCTTACAACTGTCGTCTAATAGTACCAACTATCATCAATTTCTTCAGTGATGTTGGAGAAATTGTTCATATTCGAATTATTGTAGACCACATGGGTGAGCCTGTGGGCTGTGGCTTTGTGGAGTTTAATTCTTCCAACGAAGCAGAGAAGGCGCTGCAAAAGAAGACTGGTAAGATTTCTGTTGACGTGGCTGAGATAGCTTCATACCCTGTTGGACCCAAGTACAACGTTGCTAAGAAGCTTTGGTACGAAGACAACCTTCGACGAGGAATGCTTCTGAGGACCAAACCGGATCTGAAGAAACCTTCACTGATGAGTTTATGCTGCGGTCAGAGGGTTACCCTTCTctga
- a CDS encoding Tetrapyrrole (Corrin/Porphyrin) Methylase (Tetrapyrrole (Corrin/Porphyrin) Methylases; FUNCTIONS IN: methyltransferase activity; INVOLVED IN: metabolic process; EXPRESSED IN: 18 plant structures; EXPRESSED DURING: 11 growth stages; CONTAINS InterPro DOMAIN/s: Uncharacterised protein family UPF0011, conserved site (InterPro:IPR018063), Tetrapyrrole methylase (InterPro:IPR000878), Tetrapyrrole methylase, subdomain 1 (InterPro:IPR014777), Uncharacterised protein family UPF0011 (InterPro:IPR008189); Has 8880 Blast hits to 8878 proteins in 2458 species: Archae - 59; Bacteria - 5736; Metazoa - 2; Fungi - 2; Plants - 84; Viruses - 0; Other Eukaryotes - 2997 (source: NCBI BLink).) produces MARVCLPCSFLRTSTLSILFRSPILSTTAAISFCSSSEFADSVAKDDSKRGPLKPGLYLVGTPIGNLEDITLRAIRVLRSADVILSEDTRHSGKLLQYYNIKAQLLSYHKFNEAQREQAVLTRLKQGEIVALISDAGTPGISDPGTQLAKMCAKENIDVIPIPGACAVVAALSASGLETDEFTFVGFLPKHSGTRKERLIVSSNETRTQIFYVPPHKLSQFLEETTPYFGESRQCVIAREITKLHEEFWRGSIAEAKQEFLIRQPKGEITLLIEGKEETKAENPTESQLEEELRGLISDGHSLSTAVKTVAERTSMRKKEVYSLALKKFGKQIRVEEEDEADE; encoded by the exons ATGGCGAGAGTTTGTCTTCCTTGTTCTTTCCTTCGTACCTCTACTCTCTCGATTCTCTTCCGTTCACCGATTCTCTCCACAACCGCCGCAATTTCATTTTGCTCGTCGTCGGAGTTCGCCGACTCTGTAGCCAAGGATGATTCAAAACGC GGTCCTCTCAAGCCTGGGCTTTACCTCGTCGGAACTCCAATCGGAAACCTCGAAGATATCACTTTACG TGCGATTCGTGTATTGAGATCTGCGGATGTGATACTCTCTGAGGATACAAGACACTCTGGGAAGTTGCTACAGTATTACAATATTAAAGCTCAGCTT CTTAGTTATCACAAGTTCAACGAGGCTCAGAGAGAACAAGCGGTGTTGACACGGTTGAAACAAGGAGAGATTGTTGCACTTATCAGCGATGCTGGCACACCGGGAATTAGTGATCCCGGTACTCAACTT GCTAAAATGTGTGcgaaagaaaatatagatGTGATTCCAATCCCTGGGGCTTGTGCTGTAGTTGCTGCTCTTTCTGCATCTGGTTTGGAGACAGATGAGTTCACATTCG TTGGATTTCTTCCTAAGCATTCTGGAACAAGGAAGGAGAGGCTGATTGTTTCATCAAATGAGACAAGAACACAGATCTTTTATGTTCCCCCTCATAAGTTGTCACAGTTTCTTGAAGAAACAACCCCTTACTTTGGTGAATCAAG GCAATGTGTAATAGCTCGAGAGATTACAAAGCTGCATGAAGAG TTTTGGAGGGGTTCGATAGCGGAAGCCAAGCAAGAGTTTCTGATCCGCCAACCAAAAGGAGAAATCACGCTTTTGATAGAAGGAAaggaagaaaccaaagctGAAAATCCAACAGAGTCTCAACTTGAAGAAGAGTTGAGAGGCCTGATCTCTGATGGGCATAGCCTTTCCACG GCGGTGAAAACGGTTGCAGAAAGAACAtcaatgagaaagaaagaagtataTTCTCTGGCATTGAAGAAATTCGGGAAGCAGATTCgggtagaagaagaagatgaagctgatgagtaa